In a single window of the Renibacterium salmoninarum ATCC 33209 genome:
- the infA gene encoding translation initiation factor IF-1: MAKKDGVIEIEGVVTEALPNAMFRVELTNKHIVLAHISGKMRQHYIRILPEDRVVVELSPYDLTRGRIVYRYK; encoded by the coding sequence ATGGCCAAGAAAGACGGGGTCATTGAGATTGAGGGCGTGGTGACTGAAGCGCTACCCAACGCGATGTTTCGTGTTGAGTTGACGAATAAGCACATTGTTCTTGCTCATATTTCTGGAAAGATGCGCCAACATTACATTCGAATCCTCCCTGAGGATCGAGTCGTGGTGGAGCTAAGCCCGTACGACCTCACTCGCGGCCGTATTGTTTACCGCTACAAATAG
- the map gene encoding type I methionyl aminopeptidase: MTNVAIGKNSKIELKTAEQFRLMNEAGLVLSAALDVAVAAAEVGISTAELDAMFAAELAQANAKSNFLGYYGYPATICTSVNAQVVHGIPNECKLEDGDLVSIDGGAIIGGWHADSARTVIVGTADPADVELSKATEAAMWRGISAMATASRVGEIGDAIDDFVTEKYGIKFGIVEDYTGHGIGSAMHMDPDVLNYRSKHRGPKLRPGMALAIEPVLVRGDIASHTLDDDWTVVTDDGKRAAHWEHSVAVHDGGIWVLTAPDGGASKLAALGVTPAPLP; the protein is encoded by the coding sequence GTGACCAACGTGGCCATTGGCAAAAACTCGAAAATCGAGCTCAAAACTGCGGAGCAGTTCCGCCTCATGAACGAGGCTGGGCTGGTGTTGTCCGCTGCCCTCGATGTTGCTGTTGCCGCTGCCGAGGTTGGCATCAGCACCGCCGAGTTGGATGCGATGTTTGCGGCCGAACTGGCTCAGGCCAACGCAAAGTCCAATTTCCTGGGCTACTACGGCTACCCGGCTACCATCTGCACTTCGGTGAATGCGCAAGTAGTGCACGGCATTCCGAACGAGTGCAAGCTTGAAGACGGCGACCTGGTTTCGATTGACGGCGGCGCGATCATCGGCGGCTGGCATGCTGACTCGGCACGTACTGTGATTGTTGGCACTGCGGATCCGGCCGACGTCGAACTTTCCAAGGCGACCGAGGCAGCCATGTGGCGCGGCATTTCAGCGATGGCCACCGCATCTCGCGTGGGTGAGATTGGCGATGCGATTGATGACTTTGTCACCGAAAAATACGGCATTAAGTTCGGCATTGTTGAGGACTACACCGGGCACGGCATCGGCTCGGCGATGCACATGGACCCGGATGTGCTCAATTACCGCTCCAAGCACCGTGGCCCGAAGCTGCGCCCCGGCATGGCTTTGGCGATTGAGCCGGTTCTGGTCCGTGGCGATATTGCCAGCCATACCTTGGACGACGACTGGACCGTAGTGACCGACGACGGCAAGCGAGCCGCACACTGGGAACATTCAGTGGCGGTGCACGACGGCGGCATTTGGGTTCTTACCGCACCTGATGGTGGCGCAAGTAAACTCGCAGCGCTTGGCGTTACGCCCGCGCCGTTGCCGTAA
- the rplQ gene encoding 50S ribosomal protein L17, whose protein sequence is MPTPTKGPRLGGGPAHQRLMLANLAAALFEHKRITTTETKAKRLRPYAERLITFAKRGDLASRRRVLALISNKGVVHELFTDIASAVEKRDGGYTRITKIGPRKGDNAPMAVIELVLEPVSAKQAVVAEAESAKAAPAKAAKLVETEVAEEAPAEVVETEAAEETSKYAGSHATLEDPNEAPEGFDIKGNEDSMKYHVPGSRWYDNTVAEVWFATAEDAKAAGFVPAGGEEAQAGAASE, encoded by the coding sequence ATGCCTACCCCCACAAAGGGTCCGCGCCTGGGCGGTGGCCCGGCGCACCAGCGTCTGATGCTCGCCAACTTGGCAGCTGCCCTGTTTGAGCACAAGCGCATCACTACCACGGAGACCAAGGCCAAGCGTCTGCGTCCCTACGCAGAGCGCCTGATCACCTTCGCAAAGCGCGGAGATCTAGCTTCGCGTCGCCGGGTGCTGGCTTTGATCAGCAACAAGGGTGTTGTGCACGAGCTGTTCACCGACATCGCTTCCGCAGTTGAGAAGCGCGACGGTGGCTACACTCGCATCACCAAGATTGGCCCGCGTAAGGGCGATAACGCGCCGATGGCTGTTATCGAACTTGTTTTGGAGCCGGTCAGCGCTAAGCAAGCAGTTGTTGCTGAAGCTGAGTCAGCTAAGGCTGCACCGGCTAAGGCTGCAAAGCTGGTTGAGACTGAAGTTGCTGAGGAAGCTCCGGCTGAGGTCGTAGAGACCGAAGCTGCTGAAGAGACCTCGAAGTATGCGGGCTCGCACGCAACCCTGGAAGACCCGAACGAAGCTCCTGAGGGCTTCGACATCAAGGGCAACGAAGACTCCATGAAGTACCACGTACCCGGCTCACGCTGGTACGACAACACTGTTGCTGAGGTGTGGTTCGCCACTGCCGAAGACGCCAAAGCTGCTGGCTTCGTGCCGGCTGGTGGCGAAGAAGCACAGGCTGGCGCAGCAAGCGAGTAA
- the rpsM gene encoding 30S ribosomal protein S13, producing MARLAGVDLPREKRLEVALTYIYGVGKTRAHKTLAETGISPDVRVKDLSDAELVQLRDYIEVNYKVEGDLRREVAADIRRKVEIGSYEGIRHRRGLPVRGQRTKTNARTRKGPKRTVAGKKKAGR from the coding sequence ATGGCTCGTCTCGCTGGCGTTGATCTTCCCCGCGAAAAGCGGTTGGAAGTTGCGCTTACCTACATCTACGGCGTGGGCAAGACCCGTGCACACAAAACCCTGGCTGAAACCGGCATTTCTCCGGACGTCCGTGTCAAGGACCTCTCCGACGCCGAACTGGTCCAGCTCCGCGACTACATCGAGGTCAACTACAAAGTTGAAGGCGATCTCCGCCGCGAAGTAGCCGCTGACATTCGCCGCAAGGTTGAAATCGGCAGCTACGAAGGCATCCGCCACCGTCGCGGCTTGCCAGTACGCGGTCAGCGTACAAAGACCAACGCTCGTACCCGTAAGGGCCCGAAGCGGACCGTCGCCGGCAAGAAGAAGGCCGGACGCTAA
- a CDS encoding DNA-directed RNA polymerase subunit alpha, whose product MLIAQRPTLSEEVVSDNRSRFIIEPLEPGFGYTLGNSLRRTLLSSIPGAAVTSIRIDGVLHEFTTVPGVKEDVTEIILNIKNLSVSSEHDEPVVAYLRKQGPGVVTAADIAPPAGVEFHNPDLHIATLNSKGKFELELTIERGRGYVSAAQNKSGDAEIGRIPVDSIYSPVLKVTFRVEATRVEQRTDFDRLIVDVETKQAIAPRDAVASAGTTLVELFGLARELNTAAEGIEIGPSPTDAALAADMALPIEDLDLTVRSYNCLKREGIHTVGELVARSEADLMDIRNFGAKSIDEVKAKLVELGLSLKDSPPGFDLAARAAAIDESDDAFGDDEL is encoded by the coding sequence GTGCTCATTGCACAGCGCCCAACCCTCTCTGAAGAAGTAGTTTCCGACAACCGTTCACGGTTCATCATTGAACCGCTGGAGCCAGGTTTCGGTTACACCCTGGGAAACTCGCTCCGTCGTACTCTTCTGTCCTCCATTCCCGGCGCTGCCGTGACTAGCATCCGTATTGACGGCGTGCTGCACGAATTCACCACCGTGCCTGGTGTGAAAGAAGATGTCACGGAGATTATCCTGAACATCAAAAACCTCTCGGTCTCCTCCGAACACGATGAGCCAGTGGTCGCTTACCTGCGCAAGCAGGGACCCGGCGTCGTGACCGCTGCGGACATCGCGCCGCCGGCCGGCGTGGAATTCCACAACCCGGATCTACATATCGCAACGCTGAACTCGAAGGGTAAGTTCGAACTTGAACTGACCATCGAGCGTGGCCGTGGCTATGTATCGGCAGCTCAAAACAAGTCCGGCGATGCCGAGATCGGCCGTATTCCGGTTGACTCGATCTACTCGCCGGTGCTCAAGGTAACTTTCCGCGTGGAAGCGACCCGTGTTGAGCAGCGCACCGACTTCGACCGTTTGATCGTAGACGTAGAGACCAAGCAGGCCATCGCCCCGCGCGACGCCGTTGCCTCTGCCGGTACGACCTTGGTTGAACTGTTCGGTTTGGCTCGTGAGCTGAACACTGCTGCTGAAGGCATCGAAATCGGCCCCTCGCCGACCGATGCTGCTTTGGCTGCGGATATGGCCTTACCGATTGAGGATTTGGACTTGACTGTCCGTTCCTACAATTGCCTCAAGCGCGAAGGCATCCACACCGTGGGCGAGCTTGTTGCTCGCTCGGAAGCTGACTTGATGGACATCCGTAACTTCGGTGCGAAGTCCATTGACGAAGTCAAGGCAAAGCTTGTGGAACTGGGTCTTTCCCTGAAGGATTCCCCTCCAGGATTTGACCTTGCCGCTCGTGCAGCTGCCATCGACGAGAGCGACGACGCCTTCGGCGACGACGAGCTCTAA
- a CDS encoding thiolase family protein, whose protein sequence is MSEGSADRTPVVVAVRRTAFGKVTGIHRSLRADELLAPVLKELAVGVVPDDVIIGNAIGAGGNLARLAALRAGLGNEVPGVTVDRQCGSGLEAIIQTCRLIQAGAGSAYLAGGVESISTAPGRANRMADGSWEFFTRARFSPEELGDPDMGVGAENVATHFQIARERQDAFTERSHLRTLASQAAGKFTDEIIGDYQDECPRRGLKASLLARFPAVFVPGGTVTAGNSCQDADGAAAVLMVSKQRAIELGFNAGLEFLSAAAAGVDPNLPGIGAAAAIQALGGVQHAARVEITEAFAAQALACADLMGVAEQDINLDGGALALGHPYGASGVLQVIRIFKQLQKLRAGTEGLAAMSIAGGMGLASRWRWQEF, encoded by the coding sequence GTGTCCGAAGGATCAGCTGATCGCACCCCGGTAGTCGTTGCCGTGCGCCGGACGGCGTTTGGTAAAGTCACCGGCATTCATCGGTCGTTACGAGCTGACGAACTATTGGCTCCCGTGCTCAAAGAGCTAGCCGTCGGCGTGGTTCCCGACGATGTCATCATCGGAAACGCAATTGGCGCGGGTGGAAACTTGGCTCGGTTGGCGGCGTTGCGCGCAGGGTTAGGCAATGAAGTTCCTGGCGTCACGGTGGATAGACAGTGCGGCTCCGGGCTGGAAGCGATAATCCAGACTTGTCGGCTAATCCAGGCTGGCGCCGGGTCGGCTTATTTGGCTGGCGGCGTGGAAAGCATCAGTACCGCACCAGGCAGGGCAAACCGGATGGCTGACGGCTCGTGGGAGTTTTTCACCCGGGCCAGATTTTCACCCGAGGAACTTGGCGATCCGGATATGGGGGTGGGGGCAGAAAACGTGGCTACTCACTTTCAGATCGCTCGGGAACGCCAAGATGCCTTCACCGAACGAAGTCATTTACGCACATTGGCGAGTCAGGCGGCAGGCAAGTTTACTGACGAGATTATTGGCGATTATCAGGATGAATGCCCGCGCAGAGGCCTCAAGGCATCGCTCTTAGCAAGGTTTCCGGCCGTTTTCGTGCCCGGCGGTACTGTGACGGCCGGAAATTCTTGTCAGGACGCCGACGGCGCTGCTGCCGTCTTGATGGTCTCGAAACAGCGTGCCATTGAGCTGGGGTTCAATGCCGGGCTGGAGTTTTTGTCTGCAGCAGCAGCTGGCGTTGATCCAAACTTGCCAGGAATTGGCGCAGCCGCGGCAATCCAAGCCCTCGGCGGAGTTCAGCACGCAGCGCGGGTTGAGATTACCGAGGCCTTTGCTGCCCAAGCGCTCGCCTGTGCGGATCTGATGGGCGTTGCCGAGCAGGACATCAATCTCGATGGCGGTGCTTTAGCCTTAGGACACCCCTATGGCGCCTCCGGCGTATTGCAGGTGATCAGAATCTTTAAGCAGTTGCAAAAGTTGCGTGCGGGGACGGAAGGTCTTGCTGCCATGAGTATTGCTGGCGGTATGGGACTTGCCTCGCGGTGGCGCTGGCAAGAATTTTAG
- the rpmJ gene encoding 50S ribosomal protein L36, translating to MKVKPSVKQICDKCKVIRRNGRVMVICENPRHKQRQG from the coding sequence ATGAAGGTCAAGCCGAGCGTCAAGCAGATCTGCGACAAGTGCAAGGTGATCCGCCGTAATGGTCGGGTCATGGTGATCTGCGAAAACCCGCGCCACAAGCAGCGCCAGGGCTAA
- a CDS encoding carbohydrate ABC transporter permease, which translates to MTRVDSSKTPVLAPNPPSAPGGDQSGGQKIKRRYWTARTKRDAWIFLAFALPNIVLIAVFTYRPLIANIQYSMLDWTLGSDFATAIGLQNYITFFSSADAANVLGTTAIFTVFTVGGSMVLGLLIALALSQKLPGRTFARSAIFAPYVLSGVGVGLVWLFIFDPVYGVLSWVLRSLGQNSPQWINDPKLSLVMVIIVYVWKNLGYCAVVYLAGLQSMPKDVMEAASLDGASACRRFISISLPLLSPTTFFLLITSLLSSLQAFDILKIMTPTGQGTNTLMFETYLQAFGSYNKAGYSAAISVVLFVLLLIMTVVQMRFVERKVHYA; encoded by the coding sequence ATGACGCGGGTCGATTCGTCGAAAACCCCGGTGCTTGCACCGAATCCGCCATCCGCACCTGGCGGGGATCAATCCGGCGGCCAGAAAATCAAACGAAGATACTGGACCGCCCGAACCAAACGTGACGCTTGGATCTTTTTGGCGTTTGCGCTGCCCAATATTGTCTTGATTGCGGTATTTACTTATCGTCCGCTGATTGCCAACATTCAGTACTCGATGCTGGACTGGACGCTTGGCTCAGACTTTGCCACCGCCATTGGATTGCAGAACTACATTACGTTTTTCAGCTCAGCGGATGCAGCCAACGTTTTAGGGACTACTGCCATCTTCACCGTCTTTACGGTAGGCGGCTCGATGGTGCTGGGGCTTTTGATCGCCTTAGCTCTCAGCCAGAAGCTACCTGGCAGAACATTTGCACGATCTGCCATATTTGCGCCGTACGTGCTCTCCGGGGTGGGCGTCGGTTTAGTGTGGTTGTTCATCTTTGATCCGGTTTACGGCGTACTCTCTTGGGTTCTACGCAGCCTGGGCCAGAACAGCCCGCAGTGGATCAATGACCCCAAGCTATCTCTTGTGATGGTGATCATCGTCTATGTCTGGAAGAATCTCGGCTACTGTGCCGTGGTTTATCTGGCTGGCTTACAGTCGATGCCCAAAGACGTAATGGAAGCCGCTTCGCTTGATGGAGCTAGCGCATGCCGTCGGTTTATCTCGATCAGTTTGCCGCTGCTCTCCCCCACAACCTTCTTCCTGCTCATCACCTCGTTGCTCTCCTCGCTGCAAGCTTTCGACATCCTCAAGATCATGACGCCAACCGGCCAAGGTACAAACACCTTGATGTTTGAGACCTATTTGCAAGCCTTCGGCTCGTATAACAAGGCCGGCTACTCAGCTGCCATATCGGTAGTGCTCTTCGTCTTGTTGTTGATCATGACCGTAGTGCAGATGCGCTTCGTGGAGAGAAAGGTGCATTACGCATGA
- a CDS encoding carbohydrate ABC transporter permease yields MSTIEAPYTDLVPKRPRPLSWKNVSRTLVTGYLPLIIATLLVFLPLFWMILSSFKAPGEIITTDLKIIPQAPNFDNYAEAATRVPFAQFFLNSVIVTAIGSVIKCVLAILTAYALVFVRFPFKRLIFILILVALMVPPQVAVLPNYILISSLNGQNTYWGIILPGLGTAFGTFLLRQHFLTLPGSILESAEIDGAGHWQRLWKIVVPISVPSIATVALVTIVTEWNEYIWPLIITTKAEMMTLPVGLTLLTNSDSSSQAWGVLMAGAVIVILPILIIFAALQRYIVAGLTQGSVTG; encoded by the coding sequence ATGAGCACCATAGAAGCTCCGTACACCGACCTAGTACCCAAGCGCCCCCGCCCGCTTTCTTGGAAGAACGTCAGCCGGACATTGGTTACTGGCTACCTGCCACTCATCATCGCAACTTTGTTGGTCTTCCTTCCGTTGTTTTGGATGATTCTGTCTTCCTTCAAGGCACCGGGTGAAATTATCACCACGGACCTGAAGATCATTCCGCAAGCACCAAATTTTGATAACTACGCTGAGGCTGCGACCAGAGTCCCCTTTGCCCAGTTCTTCCTCAATAGCGTGATCGTGACGGCGATCGGCTCAGTAATCAAGTGCGTGCTAGCAATCTTGACCGCCTATGCGCTGGTCTTCGTTCGTTTCCCTTTCAAACGACTAATTTTCATCCTGATATTGGTCGCGCTTATGGTGCCACCCCAGGTAGCCGTTTTGCCCAATTACATCTTGATCTCAAGTCTCAACGGTCAAAATACCTATTGGGGCATTATTTTGCCAGGACTCGGCACTGCCTTCGGGACTTTTTTGCTTCGTCAACATTTCCTCACCTTGCCGGGCTCAATTTTGGAATCCGCTGAGATCGATGGTGCCGGGCATTGGCAGCGTCTCTGGAAGATTGTGGTGCCGATCTCGGTGCCATCAATTGCCACAGTTGCGCTGGTCACCATCGTGACGGAATGGAACGAATACATCTGGCCCCTGATCATCACAACTAAAGCCGAGATGATGACGCTTCCAGTAGGTCTGACTTTGCTGACCAATTCAGATTCAAGTTCGCAGGCCTGGGGCGTCCTGATGGCCGGTGCTGTCATTGTCATCTTGCCGATTCTGATCATCTTTGCAGCTCTTCAGCGCTACATCGTCGCGGGGCTGACGCAAGGCTCCGTTACCGGCTAA
- a CDS encoding tRNA pseudouridine synthase A → MLDQEPTEPRKGGGGFLRLRLDLAYDGAPFSGWALQPERLTVQGVLEDSLAMILRRLVRVTVAGRTDAGVHARGQVVHAEFYPHEWEQIARRSTASPEEAVLRRLRGALSRVLGEQTGAVVVHSVRPAEPGFDARFSALWRRYSYHIADRPAQWDPVQRQMTWWHKTELDVELLNLAVQPLLGLQDFRAFCKPRPGATTVRELQRLEFSRQPDGTIKVAVQADAFCHNMVRALIGSAVQVGSGEQSPDWLAERLAIKVRDAKSGLAPPHPLVLEEVHYPKGADLLIRADMTRARREP, encoded by the coding sequence ATGCTCGATCAGGAACCCACCGAACCCCGTAAAGGGGGCGGTGGGTTCCTTCGTTTAAGGCTTGATCTAGCTTATGACGGTGCGCCGTTTTCCGGCTGGGCCTTACAGCCTGAGCGTTTGACAGTTCAGGGCGTTCTGGAAGATTCGTTGGCGATGATATTGCGTCGATTGGTACGAGTCACTGTTGCCGGGCGCACAGACGCTGGCGTGCATGCGCGCGGTCAGGTGGTCCATGCAGAATTCTACCCGCATGAGTGGGAGCAAATAGCGCGCAGGAGCACTGCCAGCCCCGAGGAGGCAGTGTTACGCCGATTGCGCGGCGCGTTGTCCCGGGTTCTTGGTGAGCAGACCGGTGCCGTGGTGGTGCATTCTGTTCGTCCTGCGGAACCTGGATTCGATGCCAGATTCTCCGCCCTCTGGCGGCGTTACAGTTATCACATTGCGGATCGGCCTGCGCAGTGGGACCCGGTACAGCGTCAGATGACCTGGTGGCACAAAACTGAGCTCGACGTCGAACTCTTGAATTTGGCGGTACAGCCGCTATTGGGCTTGCAAGACTTCAGAGCTTTCTGTAAGCCGCGTCCCGGCGCGACAACGGTCCGAGAGCTACAGCGGCTGGAATTCAGCAGACAGCCTGACGGGACGATCAAGGTCGCCGTCCAGGCTGACGCGTTTTGCCACAATATGGTCCGGGCGCTCATCGGTTCAGCGGTGCAGGTTGGCAGCGGCGAACAGAGCCCAGACTGGCTAGCCGAACGTCTGGCGATCAAAGTTCGCGACGCAAAATCTGGGCTGGCGCCACCCCATCCCTTAGTTTTGGAAGAAGTACATTATCCGAAGGGTGCGGATCTGCTGATTCGAGCGGACATGACTAGGGCGCGGCGGGAACCATAA
- a CDS encoding AMP-binding protein, giving the protein MPFLSRLQHWAAIAPARLAVVIGDSSISYAELVTQAQTLLPAESLLTTVQQRNSVQAVFKIVAGVAGHGRISVLDPSWPPTVTESVQQHLSDVLDQFPAEDLATELIDGPANSDFLIGLTSGTSSTPKGFSRDRGSWQRSFEPGIEVFGLREAEHVLVPGQLAMSLNLYTLAECLYAGATFHSIEEFDVAKVFEVLDQYPVQRLVLVPTILGMLARRAASTGRQDAVQTVICAGSKLEPAAVQAAQNWLPEAKIFEYYGASELGFVASRCLDGAADPESTIVGQAFPCVELAIRDEADAELPAWVPGTIHVRSALVSNGYLWGGDGEGFEKTWQWCTVGDQGYLSDAGVLHFLGRRSDMLVSSGHNVYPHEIEHALLNLPGIEAAVVAGIPDGIRGKRIVAGVLPANRFAESALTSRALRQAVADVLAEYKLPGLYFQLTEMPVGSSGKINRGLFEQWIAAGDARVRRIS; this is encoded by the coding sequence ATGCCTTTCTTAAGTCGGCTCCAGCACTGGGCTGCTATTGCGCCCGCCCGGCTAGCCGTCGTCATCGGCGATTCTTCAATCAGTTACGCAGAACTTGTTACGCAAGCGCAGACCTTGCTTCCTGCAGAGTCCTTGCTCACGACGGTGCAACAGCGTAATTCCGTGCAGGCGGTCTTTAAGATTGTTGCGGGAGTTGCTGGGCACGGACGAATCTCTGTTCTAGATCCCAGCTGGCCGCCAACGGTGACAGAGTCAGTCCAGCAGCATTTGTCCGACGTTCTGGATCAGTTCCCGGCCGAAGATCTAGCTACTGAACTCATTGACGGACCAGCCAACAGTGACTTCCTGATTGGGCTCACCTCGGGAACCTCGTCGACGCCTAAAGGTTTTTCCCGTGATCGTGGCTCTTGGCAGCGTTCCTTTGAGCCTGGAATTGAAGTATTCGGTTTACGCGAAGCAGAGCATGTGTTGGTACCTGGACAGCTGGCGATGAGTCTGAATCTTTACACGCTCGCCGAATGCCTCTACGCGGGCGCTACTTTTCACAGCATTGAAGAGTTCGACGTCGCAAAAGTCTTCGAAGTGCTAGATCAGTATCCGGTGCAGCGGCTGGTGCTGGTGCCGACTATTCTGGGCATGCTGGCCCGGCGCGCCGCTTCTACTGGGCGGCAAGACGCGGTGCAGACGGTTATTTGCGCCGGCTCAAAGCTGGAACCGGCTGCTGTGCAAGCGGCCCAAAACTGGTTACCTGAGGCGAAAATTTTTGAGTATTACGGGGCATCAGAACTGGGATTCGTTGCTTCGCGTTGCCTAGATGGAGCTGCCGACCCTGAAAGCACGATAGTTGGCCAGGCCTTTCCCTGCGTCGAACTAGCAATTCGTGATGAAGCAGACGCCGAATTGCCGGCCTGGGTACCGGGCACCATCCACGTCAGAAGCGCTTTGGTGAGCAATGGTTATCTTTGGGGCGGCGACGGCGAGGGGTTTGAAAAAACTTGGCAATGGTGCACGGTGGGGGACCAGGGCTATCTTAGCGACGCTGGCGTCTTGCATTTCCTTGGCCGTCGATCGGACATGTTGGTGAGCTCCGGACATAACGTTTATCCGCACGAAATTGAGCATGCATTATTGAATCTGCCAGGCATCGAAGCGGCGGTGGTTGCCGGAATTCCGGATGGGATTCGGGGCAAGCGCATTGTTGCTGGTGTCTTGCCGGCCAATCGCTTCGCGGAATCCGCATTGACTAGCCGTGCTCTTCGCCAAGCGGTGGCAGACGTTTTGGCCGAGTATAAGCTTCCGGGACTGTATTTTCAGCTCACCGAAATGCCAGTGGGTTCGAGCGGCAAAATTAATCGTGGCTTGTTTGAACAGTGGATTGCTGCTGGAGATGCACGTGTCCGAAGGATCAGCTGA
- a CDS encoding esterase/lipase family protein, giving the protein MTKIKVFARAVVVSFVAGGLLLTGLPASFAAATPEPGPVLQTPTAQLFSALKCSADLAPPNKTPVLLVPGFGESVNDAYSGGYEKYFRDQGRPLCLLTIPGRGFGDMQVTVEYVVSAIRSMNEKSGEKISAIGHSEGGMLLTWAVKFWPDLATRLDDVINIASPINGTSFTGIIPTCKPNEWYSSCPPVGFQVSRGSDWTTALAARRLPGDFHTRRSPPTMMSSFFLRLARPTWLVPATSSCRISVQAELHCILAY; this is encoded by the coding sequence ATGACAAAGATCAAAGTATTTGCCCGAGCAGTAGTGGTGTCGTTCGTCGCTGGAGGACTGCTGCTGACTGGCCTTCCCGCGAGCTTTGCCGCCGCAACGCCTGAGCCAGGCCCAGTCCTGCAGACGCCGACGGCGCAGCTCTTTTCGGCATTAAAATGTTCGGCAGACCTTGCCCCTCCAAATAAGACACCGGTTCTTTTGGTGCCCGGCTTTGGCGAGTCAGTAAATGATGCTTACAGCGGCGGTTATGAAAAGTACTTCCGTGACCAAGGGCGCCCGTTATGTTTGCTCACGATACCGGGCCGTGGCTTTGGAGATATGCAAGTCACAGTTGAATACGTCGTGTCGGCTATCCGATCGATGAATGAGAAAAGCGGCGAAAAGATCTCGGCCATCGGTCACAGCGAAGGTGGCATGCTCTTAACCTGGGCGGTGAAATTCTGGCCCGATCTTGCTACGCGTTTAGATGACGTTATTAATATCGCATCGCCAATCAATGGGACTTCCTTTACCGGCATTATTCCGACCTGTAAGCCTAATGAATGGTACTCATCGTGTCCGCCGGTAGGTTTTCAGGTAAGCAGGGGATCAGACTGGACGACAGCTTTAGCGGCCAGACGTCTGCCTGGGGACTTTCATACACGACGATCTCCTCCAACAATGATGAGTTCGTTTTTCCTTCGCCTAGCTAGACCAACTTGGTTGGTGCCAGCAACATCATCGTGCAGAATATCTGTCCAGGCCGAGTTGCACTGCATCTTGGCGTACTGA
- the rpsK gene encoding 30S ribosomal protein S11 — translation MPPKTRGAVRKPRKKDKKNIALGQAHIKSTFNNTIVTITDPAGAVIAWASSGEVGFKGSRKSTPFAAQLAAEQAAKRAQEHGVRKVDVFVKGPGSGRETAIRSLTAAGLEVGSIQDVTPSAHNGCRPPKRRRV, via the coding sequence ATGCCCCCGAAGACTCGTGGCGCGGTTCGCAAGCCGCGTAAGAAGGACAAAAAGAATATCGCGCTTGGCCAGGCGCACATCAAGAGCACGTTCAACAACACCATCGTGACCATCACGGACCCCGCTGGTGCTGTTATCGCCTGGGCTTCCTCAGGTGAGGTTGGATTCAAGGGTTCACGTAAGTCGACCCCGTTCGCTGCGCAGCTCGCTGCCGAGCAGGCTGCAAAGCGTGCGCAGGAACATGGCGTTCGTAAGGTTGACGTATTCGTCAAGGGACCGGGATCCGGTCGCGAGACTGCGATTCGTTCGCTGACAGCCGCAGGGCTTGAGGTTGGATCGATCCAAGACGTTACCCCGAGCGCTCACAACGGATGCCGGCCGCCCAAGCGCCGCCGCGTCTAA